The following coding sequences lie in one Arabidopsis thaliana chromosome 3, partial sequence genomic window:
- the ZAR1 gene encoding HOPZ-ACTIVATED RESISTANCE 1 (HOPZ-ACTIVATED RESISTANCE 1 (ZAR1); FUNCTIONS IN: ATP binding; INVOLVED IN: defense response, apoptosis; LOCATED IN: cellular_component unknown; EXPRESSED IN: 22 plant structures; EXPRESSED DURING: 13 growth stages; CONTAINS InterPro DOMAIN/s: NB-ARC (InterPro:IPR002182), Disease resistance protein (InterPro:IPR000767); BEST Arabidopsis thaliana protein match is: Disease resistance protein (CC-NBS-LRR class) family (TAIR:AT5G43470.2); Has 15477 Blast hits to 13963 proteins in 472 species: Archae - 2; Bacteria - 362; Metazoa - 212; Fungi - 129; Plants - 14652; Viruses - 8; Other Eukaryotes - 112 (source: NCBI BLink).): MVDAVVTVFLEKTLNILEEKGRTVSDYRKQLEDLQSELKYMQSFLKDAERQKRTNETLRTLVADLRELVYEAEDILVDCQLADGDDGNEQRSSNAWLSRLHPARVPLQYKKSKRLQEINERITKIKSQVEPYFEFITPSNVGRDNGTDRWSSPVYDHTQVVGLEGDKRKIKEWLFRSNDSQLLIMAFVGMGGLGKTTIAQEVFNDKEIEHRFERRIWVSVSQTFTEEQIMRSILRNLGDASVGDDIGTLLRKIQQYLLGKRYLIVMDDVWDKNLSWWDKIYQGLPRGQGGSVIVTTRSESVAKRVQARDDKTHRPELLSPDNSWLLFCNVAFAANDGTCERPELEDVGKEIVTKCKGLPLTIKAVGGLLLCKDHVYHEWRRIAEHFQDELRGNTSETDNVMSSLQLSYDELPSHLKSCILTLSLYPEDCVIPKQQLVHGWIGEGFVMWRNGRSATESGEDCFSGLTNRCLIEVVDKTYSGTIITCKIHDMVRDLVIDIAKKDSFSNPEGLNCRHLGISGNFDEKQIKVNHKLRGVVSTTKTGEVNKLNSDLAKKFTDCKYLRVLDISKSIFDAPLSEILDEIASLQHLACLSLSNTHPLIQFPRSMEDLHNLQILDASYCQNLKQLQPCIVLFKKLLVLDMTNCGSLECFPKGIGSLVKLEVLLGFKPARSNNGCKLSEVKNLTNLRKLGLSLTRGDQIEEEELDSLINLSKLMSISINCYDSYGDDLITKIDALTPPHQLHELSLQFYPGKSSPSWLSPHKLPMLRYMSICSGNLVKMQEPFWGNENTHWRIEGLMLSSLSDLDMDWEVLQQSMPYLRTVTANWCPELESFAIEDVGFRGGVWMKTPLHRT; this comes from the coding sequence ATGGTGGACGCTGTTGTAACAGTGTTTTTAGAGAAAACCTTGAACATCCTCGAAGAAAAAGGCCGAACCGTATCGGACTACCGAAAACAGTTGGAAGATTTGCAAAGCGAATTGAAATATATGCAGTCTTTTCTCAAGGATGCAGAGAGGCAGAAGAGAACTAATGAAACGTTGCGTACTCTTGTTGCGGATTTACGAGAACTGGTTTACGAAGCTGAGGATATACTTGTGGATTGTCAGCTCGCGGATGGTGATGATGGGAACGAGCAAAGGTCATCAAATGCGTGGCTTTCGCGGCTTCATCCTGCCCGGGTTCCGTTGCAGTACAAGAAAAGCAAACGTTTGCAAGAGATCAATGAGAGGATAACGAAAATAAAGAGTCAAGTAGAGCCTTATTTCGAATTCATAACGCCGAGTAATGTTGGAAGAGATAATGGAACTGATCGGTGGAGCTCTCCGGTGTATGATCATACTCAGGTGGTTGGTTTGGAaggagataaaagaaaaatcaaggAGTGGCTCTTTCGATCAAACGACAGCCAGCTTTTGATAATGGCCTTTGTTGGGATGGGAGGGCTAGGTAAAACTACAATCGCTCAAGAAGTGTTCAATGACAAAGAGATCGAACATCGTTTCGAAAGAAGGATATGGGTGTCTGTGTCCCAGACTTTTACTGAAGAACAGATCATGAGAAGCATATTGAGGAACTTGGGGGACGCGAGTGTTGGAGATGATATTGGAACATTGCTGAGAAAAATCCAGCAGTATCTTTTGGGGAAAAGGTACTTGATAGTTATGGACGATGTATGGGACAAGAATTTGAGCTGGTGGGACAAGATCTACCAAGGACTGCCTAGAGGACAAGGAGGTAGCGTTATCGTGACCACAAGGTCGGAATCTGTAGCGAAAAGGGTGCAAGCGAGAGACGACAAGACTCACCGTCCAGAGCTCCTTAGTCCTGATAACAGTTGGCTGCTGTTTTGTAATGTGGCATTTGCAGCAAATGACGGTACTTGTGAGCGTCCCGAGCTAGAGGATGTTGGCAAGGAGATTGTAACGAAATGCAAAGGTTTGCCTTTGACAATCAAAGCGGTTGGTGGGTTACTTCTGTGCAAAGACCATGTCTATCATGAATGGAGACGAATTGCAGAGCATTTTCAGGATGAGCTAAGAGGAAACACTTCTGAAACTGACAATGTTATGTCTTCTCTGCAGTTGAGCTACGATGAACTCCCTTCCCACCTTAAGTCGTGCATTCTCACGCTTTCGCTCTATCCAGAAGACTGTGTTataccaaaacaacaactagTACATGGATGGATCGGAGAAGGTTTTGTCATGTGGAGAAACGGAAGATCTGCAACTGAATCTGGAGAAGACTGCTTTTCCGGGCTCACAAACAGGTGTCTAATAGAAGTTGTAGACAAAACCTATAGCGGAACCATCATCACTTGCAAGATTCATGACATGGTTCGTGATTTGGTGATCGATATAGCCAAGAAGGATTCGTTCTCTAACCCGGAAGGCCTCAACTGTCGTCACCTTGGGATTAGTGGAAACTTTGATGAGAAGCAGATCAAAGTTAACCATAAGCTGAGAGGCGTAGTGTCAACAACTAAGACAGGTGAAGTGAACAAGCTCAACTCAGACTTAGCTAAGAAATTCACAGACTGCAAATATCTTCGGGTTCTCGATATCTCGAAATCCATATTTGATGCTCCTCTGTCTGAGATTTTGGATGAGATTGCAAGCCTTCAACACTTAGCATGTCTTAGTTTGAGCAACACACATCCGTTGATCCAGTTTCCTCGTTCCATGGAAGATCTCCACAACCTTCAGATTCTAGACGCAAGCTACTGTCAGAATCTGAAACAACTTCAACCTTGCATCGTCTTGTTCAAGAAACTCCTTGTACTTGACATGACGAACTGTGGATCCCTTGAATGCTTCCCCAAGGGTATCGGAAGTCTCGTGAAGCTCGAAGTTCTGTTGGGATTTAAGCCAGCCAGGTCCAACAATGGGTGCAAGCTCAGTGAAGTGAAAAATCTCACAAACCTTCGGAAACTTGGTCTTTCTCTGACTCGTGGCGATCAGATAGAAGAGGAGGAGCTTGATTCTTTGATAAACCTAAGCAAGCTGATGTCCATTTCGATCAACTGCTATGATAGCTACGGCGATGATCTCATAACCAAAATAGACGCCCTTACTCCTCCACACCAGCTCCATGAGCTTTCTCTACAATTCTATCCTGGAAAGTCGAGTCCATCGTGGTTGAGTCCTCACAAGCTTCCGATGTTGAGGTACATGTCAATATGTTCAGGTAATTTGGTGAAAATGCAGGAACCATTCTGGGGAAACGAGAATACTCACTGGAGAATTGAAGGTTTAATGTTAAGTTCATTGTCGGACCTAGACATGGACTGGGAAGTGCTGCAACAGTCAATGCCGTACCTGAGGACCGTGACCGCAAACTGGTGTCCAGAGCTAGAGTCTTTCGCGATTGAAGATGTTGGCTTTAGAGGCGGAGTGTGGATGAAAACACCATTGCACAGAACCTGA
- the PLP3a gene encoding thioredoxin domain PLP3A-like protein (phosducin-like protein 3 homolog (PLP3a); CONTAINS InterPro DOMAIN/s: Thioredoxin fold (InterPro:IPR012335), Thioredoxin domain (InterPro:IPR013766), Thioredoxin-like fold (InterPro:IPR012336); BEST Arabidopsis thaliana protein match is: phosducin-like protein 3 homolog (TAIR:AT5G66410.1); Has 968 Blast hits to 967 proteins in 239 species: Archae - 4; Bacteria - 68; Metazoa - 389; Fungi - 149; Plants - 170; Viruses - 0; Other Eukaryotes - 188 (source: NCBI BLink).) produces the protein MDPDAVKSTLSNLAFGNVMAAAARNYQKEVLANEKAQGSNPVNEEVDLDELMDDPELERLHADRIAALKREVEKRESFKRQGHGEYREVSEGDFLGEVTRSEKVICHFYHKEFYRCKIMDKHLKTLAPRHVDTKFIKVDAENAPFFVTKLAIKTLPCVVLFSKGVAMDRLVGFQDLGTKDDFTTNKLENVLLKKGMLSKKKKEEDDEDAEYQESIRRSVRSSENLDSDSD, from the exons ATGGATCCAGATGCAGTCAAATCGACTCTCTCGAATCTAGCATTTGGAAATGTAATGGCGGCTGCTGCAAGAAATTATCAAAAG GAAGTTCTTGCAAATGAGAAGGCGCAAGGATCAAATCCTGTTAATGAAGAGGTTGATCTTGATGAACTTATGGAT GATCCAGAGCTAGAAAGATTGCACGCAGATAGGATTGCAGCACTAAAG AGAGAGgttgagaagagagaatcgTTTAAAAGACAAGGGCATGGTGAATATCGAGAGGTGAGTGAAGGAGATTTCTTGGGTGAAGTCACCAGGAGTGAGAAAGTGATATGTCATTTCTACCATAAGGAATTTTACCGGTGCAA GATTATGGACAAGCATCTGAAAACTCTTGCACCTAGACATGTGGACACAAAGTTCATTAAAGTGGACGCAGAG AATGCTCCTTTCTTTGTCACGAAGCTTGCAATAAAGACTTTGCCTTGCGTTGTGCTTTTCAG CAAGGGAGTTGCGATGGATAGGCTAGTTGGGTTCCAGGATCTGGGAACCAAGGACGATTTCACAACGAATAAACTAGAGAACGTTCTTCTTAAAAAGG GAATGCtcagcaagaagaagaaagaggaagatgatgaagacgcCGAATATCAAGAGAGCATACGGAGGTCTGTTAGGTCTTCAGAGAATCTGGACTCTGATTCTGACTGA
- the LTI30 gene encoding dehydrin family protein (LOW TEMPERATURE-INDUCED 30 (LTI30); CONTAINS InterPro DOMAIN/s: Dehydrin (InterPro:IPR000167); BEST Arabidopsis thaliana protein match is: dehydrin xero 1 (TAIR:AT3G50980.1); Has 2604 Blast hits to 1055 proteins in 149 species: Archae - 0; Bacteria - 4; Metazoa - 72; Fungi - 7; Plants - 2511; Viruses - 0; Other Eukaryotes - 10 (source: NCBI BLink).) — MNSHQNQTGVQKKGITEKIMEKLPGHHGPTNTGVVHHEKKGMTEKVMEQLPGHHGATGTGGVHHEKKGMTEKVMEQLPGHHGSHQTGTNTTYGTTNTGGVHHEKKSVTEKVMEKLPGHHGSHQTGTNTAYGTNTNVVHHEKKGIAEKIKEQLPGHHGTHKTGTTTSYGNTGVVHHENKSTMDKIKEKLPGGHH; from the coding sequence atgaattctCACCAGAATCAAACCGGAGTGCAAAAGAAGGGAATAACGGAGAAAATCATGGAGAAGCTACCAGGTCATCATGGACCTACTAACACTGGTGTTGTTCACCACGAGAAGAAAGGGATGACGGAGAAAGTTATGGAGCAGCTGCCAGGTCATCATGGTGCTACTGGTACCGGTGGTGTTCACCACGAGAAGAAAGGAATGACGGAAAAAGTTATGGAGCAGCTGCCAGGTCATCATGGATCACACCAAACTGGAACCAACACAACTTATGGTACTACTAACACTGGTGGTGTTCACCACGAGAAAAAAAGTGTGACCGAAAAAGTTATGGAGAAACTACCAGGTCATCATGGGTCACATCAAACTGGGACTAACACGGCTTATGGTACTAACACTAATGTCGTTCACCATGAGAAAAAAGGTATAGCAGAAAAGATTAAAGAGCAACTGCCAGGTCATCATGGAACTCACAAAACTGGAACCACCACAAGTTATGGTAATACTGGCGTTGTTCAccatgaaaataaaagtacGATGGATAAGATTAAAGAGAAGCTTCCCGGTGGTCATCACTAG
- the XERO1 gene encoding dehydrin xero 1 (dehydrin xero 1 (XERO1); FUNCTIONS IN: molecular_function unknown; INVOLVED IN: response to water, response to stress; LOCATED IN: cellular_component unknown; EXPRESSED IN: shoot apex, inflorescence meristem, petal, leaf whorl, seed; EXPRESSED DURING: F mature embryo stage, petal differentiation and expansion stage, E expanded cotyledon stage; CONTAINS InterPro DOMAIN/s: Dehydrin (InterPro:IPR000167); BEST Arabidopsis thaliana protein match is: Dehydrin family protein (TAIR:AT5G66400.1); Has 1530 Blast hits to 1085 proteins in 133 species: Archae - 0; Bacteria - 0; Metazoa - 1; Fungi - 0; Plants - 1529; Viruses - 0; Other Eukaryotes - 0 (source: NCBI BLink).): MESYQNQSGAQQTHQQLDQFGNPFPATTGAYGTAGGAPAVAEGGGLSGMLHRSGSSSSSSSEDDGLGGRRRKKKGITEKIKEKLPGHHDSNKTSSLGSTTTAYDTGTVHHEKKGMMEKIKEKLPGGHH, from the exons ATGGAGTCTTACCAAAACCAGTCCGGAGCGCAGCAGACTCACCAACAGCTTGACCAATTTGGAAATCCATTTCCAGCCACCACCGGAGCCTATGGAACTGCCGGTGGAGCTCCAGCCGTGGCTGAAGGTGGTGGTTTAAGTGGCATGCTTCACCGTTCTGGGAGTAGCTCTAGCTCTAGCTCG GAGGATGATGGACTAGGTggaaggaggaggaagaagaagggaataACGGAGAAGATTAAAGAGAAGCTGCCGGGTCATCACGACTCCAACAAGACTTCTTCTTTAGGTTCTACAACGACGGCCTATGATACCGGCACCGTTCACCACGAGAAGAAAGGCATGATGGAGAAGATCAAAGAGAAGCTTCCGGGTGGTCATCAttag
- a CDS encoding Peroxidase superfamily protein (Peroxidase superfamily protein; FUNCTIONS IN: peroxidase activity, heme binding; INVOLVED IN: oxidation reduction, response to oxidative stress; LOCATED IN: endomembrane system; CONTAINS InterPro DOMAIN/s: Haem peroxidase (InterPro:IPR010255), Plant peroxidase (InterPro:IPR000823), Peroxidases heam-ligand binding site (InterPro:IPR019793), Haem peroxidase, plant/fungal/bacterial (InterPro:IPR002016), Peroxidase, active site (InterPro:IPR019794); BEST Arabidopsis thaliana protein match is: Peroxidase superfamily protein (TAIR:AT5G66390.1); Has 4558 Blast hits to 4529 proteins in 286 species: Archae - 0; Bacteria - 0; Metazoa - 2; Fungi - 246; Plants - 4242; Viruses - 0; Other Eukaryotes - 68 (source: NCBI BLink).), with the protein MNTKTVKSMAGIVLSQISLVALFPLCICYQTHQSTSSVASLSPQFYENSCPNAQAIVQSYVANAYFNDPRMAASILRLHFHDCFVNGCDASVLLDSSGTMESEKRSNANRDSARGFEVIDEIKSALENECPETVSCADLLALVARDSIVICGGPSWEVYLGRRDAREASLIGSMENIPSPESTLQTILTMFNFQGLDLTDLVALLGSHTIGNSRCIGFRQRLYNHTGNNDPDQTLNQDYASMLQQGCPISGNDQNLFNLDYVTPTKFDNYYYKNLVNFRGLLSSDEILFTQSIETMEMVKYYAENEGAFFEQFAKSMVKMGNISPLTGTDGEIRRICRRVNHDV; encoded by the exons ATGAATACAAAAACGGTGAAGTCAATGGCGGGCATTgttctctctcaaatctcacTTGTTGCGCTGTTTCCTCTATGTATTTGTTATCAAACACATCAAAGCACGAGCTCTGTAGCCTCTCTATCCCCTCAGTTTTACGAGAACTCGTGCCCAAACGCACAAGCCATCGTTCAATCTTACGTCGCCAATGCATACTTCAATGACCCTCGCATGGCTGCCTCAATTCTTAGGCTCCATTTCCACGACTGTTTCGTCAAT GGATGTGATGCTTCCGTACTATTGGACAGTAGTGGAACCATGGAAAGCGAGAAACGATCAAATGCAAATCGAGACTCTGCTCGAGGGTTCGAAGTCATTGACGAGATCAAGTCTGCCTTGGAAAATGAATGTCCTGAAACAGTTTCTTGCGCCGATCTATTGGCTCTCGTTGCTAGAGACTCTATTGTTATT TGTGGTGGACCTAGTTGGGAAGTATATCTTGGAAGAAGAGATGCAAGAGAAGCAAGCTTGATTGGTTCCATGGAAAACATTCCTTCTCCCGAGTCCACGTTACAAACAATTCTCACTATGTTCAACTTTCAAGGACTTGATCTCACCGATCTTGTTGCCCTCTTAG GGAGTCACACGATAGGAAACTCAAGGTGTATTGGTTTCCGACAAAGGTTATACAACCATACTGGAAACAACGATCCCGACCAGACTTTGAATCAAGACTACGCCTCTATGTTGCAGCAGGGATGTCCGATTTCGGGCAACGACCAGAACCTCTTTAATCTTGACTATGTGACGCCGACTAAGTTTGACAATTACTACTACAAGAATCTTGTGAACTTTAGAGGACTCTTGAGTTCTGATGAGATATTGTTCACGCAAAGCATAGAGACTATGGAGATGGTCAAGTATTACGCGGAGAATGAGGGAGCGTTCTTTGAGCAGTTTGCGAAGTCGATGGTGAAGATGGGGAACATCTCACCGTTGACGGGGACGGATGGTGAGATCCGGAGGATATGCCGGAGGGTTAACCATGATGTTTGA
- a CDS encoding alpha/beta-Hydrolases superfamily protein (alpha/beta-Hydrolases superfamily protein; FUNCTIONS IN: epoxide hydrolase activity, catalytic activity; EXPRESSED IN: 22 plant structures; EXPRESSED DURING: 13 growth stages; CONTAINS InterPro DOMAIN/s: Epoxide hydrolase-like (InterPro:IPR000639), Alpha/beta hydrolase fold-1 (InterPro:IPR000073); BEST Arabidopsis thaliana protein match is: alpha/beta-Hydrolases superfamily protein (TAIR:AT3G05600.1); Has 19118 Blast hits to 19078 proteins in 1849 species: Archae - 110; Bacteria - 13477; Metazoa - 828; Fungi - 558; Plants - 614; Viruses - 8; Other Eukaryotes - 3523 (source: NCBI BLink).): MTSSVREKKIKTNGIWLNVAEKGDEEGPLVLLLHGFPETWYSWRHQIDFLSSHGYHVVAPDLRGYGDSDSLPSHESYTVSHLVADVIGLLDHYGTTQAFVAGHDWGAIIGWCLCLFRPDRVKGFISLSVPYFPRDPKLKPSDFFKIFGDGLYITQFQKPGRAEAAFAKHDCLSVMKKFLLITRTDYLVAPPDTEIIDHLEIPSTIPDWITEEEIQVYAEKFQRSGFTGPLNYYRSMDMNWEILAPWQDSKIVVPTKFIAGDKDIGYEGPNGTMEYVKGEVFKIVVPNLEIVVIEGGHHFIQQEKSEQVSQEILSFLNKLSKTE, encoded by the exons ATGACGAGCTCtgttagagagaagaagatcaagacCAACGGGATTTGGTTAAACGTTGCTGAGAAAGGAGACGAAGAAGGGCCTTTGGTTCTGTTACTCCATGGTTTCCCTGAGACATGGTACTCTTGGCGTCACCAGATCGATTTCTTGTCTAGCCATGGTTACCACGTGGTCGCTCCAGATCTCAGAGGCTACGGTGACTCCGATTCTCTACCGAGCCACGAGTCTTACACTGTGAGTCACCTAGTCGCTGATGTCATCGGTTTACTCGATCACTACGGCACTACTCAG GCTTTTGTGGCTGGGCATGACTGGGGAGCAATCATAGGTTGGTGTCTATGCTTGTTTAGACCAGACCGAGTCAAAGGTTTCATAAGTCTCTCTGTTCCATATTTCCCAAGAGATCCAAAACTCAAACCTTcagattttttcaaaatttttggAGATGGTTTATACATCACTCAGTTTCAG AAACCCGGAAGAGCTGAGGCTGCATTTGCCAAGCATGATTGTTTATCGGTAATGAAGAAGTTCTTGCTAATAACAAGAACAGACTACTTAGTGGCTCCTCCTGACACAGAGATCATAGATCATCTTGAGATACCGTCGACGATTCCAGATTGGataacagaagaagagattcaagTGTATGCGGAAAAGTTTCAAAGATCTGGATTCACTGGCCCTTTGAATTACTACAGATCCATGGATAT GAATTGGGAGATATTGGCGCCGTGGCAAGACTCCAAAATCGTCGTTCCTACTAAGTTTATAGCGGGAGACAAAGATATCGGATATGAAGGACCTAATGGAACAATGGAGTATGTGAAAGGAGAGGTGTTCAAGATTGTTGTGCCTAATCTTGAGATAGTTGTTATTGAAGGTGGTCATCATTTTATCCAGCAGGAGAAGTCTGAACAAGTCTCTCAagagattctctctttcttaaaCAAGTTaagcaaaacagagtaa
- a CDS encoding protein translocase subunit (unknown protein; FUNCTIONS IN: molecular_function unknown; INVOLVED IN: biological_process unknown; LOCATED IN: mitochondrion, plastid; EXPRESSED IN: 22 plant structures; EXPRESSED DURING: 13 growth stages; Has 24 Blast hits to 24 proteins in 9 species: Archae - 0; Bacteria - 0; Metazoa - 0; Fungi - 0; Plants - 24; Viruses - 0; Other Eukaryotes - 0 (source: NCBI BLink).), whose amino-acid sequence MGFGAIRSILRPLSRTLVSRAVVNYSSAPFNATIPAAKPELCSFFGGSMTHLRLPWIPMANHFHSLSLTDTRLPKRRPMTHPKRKRSKLKPPGPYAYVQYTPGQPISSNNPNEGSVKRRNAKKRIGQRRAFILSEKKKRQALVQEAKRKKRIKQVERKMAAVARDRAWAERLIELQQLEEEKKKSMSS is encoded by the exons ATGGGTTTCGGTGCAATTAGATCGATTTTGCGTCCATTGTCGAGAACCTTAGTTTCGCGTGCCGTCGTTAACTACTCGTCTGCGCCGTTCAATGCGACGATTCCGGCTGCTAAACCCGAGTTATGTTCCTTCTTCGGTGGATCGATGACTCATTTGAGGTTACCATGGATTCCAATGGCTAACCATTTTCATAGCTTAAGCTTGACTGATACTCGGCTCCCGAAGAGACGACCCATGACTCATCCCAAGAGGAAAAGATCCAAATTGAAACCTCCAG GGCCTTATGCATACGTTCAATATACACCTGGCCAGCCAATTTCTTCAAACAATCCTAATGAGGGAAgtgtgaagagaagaaatgcGAAGAAGCGCATAGGGCAGCGTCGTGCTTTTATACTG tctgagaagaagaagaggcaagCGCTGGTGCAAGAggcgaagaggaagaagagaattaaGCAAGTGGAACGTAAGATGGCTGCTGTCGCTAGGGACCGAGCATGGGCTGAAAGACTGATTGAGCTTCAACAgctggaagaagagaagaagaaatcaatgtCTTCTTGA